A single Xylanimonas cellulosilytica DSM 15894 DNA region contains:
- a CDS encoding winged helix-turn-helix domain-containing protein has translation MPSDVPSGARPVLPRAERLSVSQARRIALAAQGLHRPRPATAPGLRQVTAAVRRLGVLQIDSVNVLARAHLMPVFSRLGPYDVGLLDRLHSRAPRRLVEAWAHEASFVPVETWPLLEWRRRSARDHAWGAISAAPEHHPVELAAVREILADRGPVTSAQVHAELEARGGAGRQANESWGWNWSAAKRVLEYLFFTGEVVSAGRSTQFERRYDLAERALPRDVVDAPPLTDAEAIRGLVEISARAHGIATARDLRDYFRLYRGITKELLPAAVAGLVEDGTLVPVDVVPERGNVLRGPWYRHRDAALPRRARGEALLTPFDPLVFERSRLEELFGTTYRIEIYVPAAKRQYGYYVLPFLEDERVTARVDLKADRQARVLLVQAAHAEPWATPQTPERLARELRTMAGWLRLDEVVVAPRGDLAPALAAVVGRG, from the coding sequence GTGCCCAGTGATGTTCCCAGCGGCGCTCGGCCCGTCCTCCCGCGGGCCGAGCGCCTCTCCGTCTCCCAGGCCCGCCGCATCGCGCTCGCCGCCCAAGGGCTGCACCGTCCCCGCCCCGCCACCGCGCCGGGGCTCCGGCAGGTCACCGCCGCCGTGCGGCGGCTCGGGGTGCTGCAGATCGACTCCGTCAACGTGCTCGCCCGCGCGCACCTCATGCCGGTGTTCTCGCGGCTGGGCCCCTACGACGTCGGGCTGCTGGACCGGCTGCACTCGCGCGCACCGCGGCGGCTGGTCGAGGCGTGGGCGCACGAGGCGTCGTTCGTGCCGGTCGAGACGTGGCCGCTGCTCGAGTGGCGGCGCCGGTCCGCCCGCGACCACGCCTGGGGGGCGATCTCCGCGGCCCCCGAGCACCACCCGGTCGAGCTCGCCGCAGTCCGCGAGATCCTCGCCGACCGCGGCCCCGTCACCTCGGCCCAGGTGCACGCCGAGCTGGAGGCGCGCGGCGGCGCCGGGCGACAGGCGAACGAGAGCTGGGGCTGGAACTGGTCCGCCGCGAAACGCGTCCTCGAGTACCTGTTCTTCACCGGTGAGGTGGTCTCCGCCGGGCGCAGCACCCAGTTCGAGCGCCGGTACGACCTCGCCGAACGGGCCCTGCCGCGCGACGTGGTCGATGCCCCGCCGCTCACGGACGCCGAGGCGATCCGTGGCCTGGTCGAGATCTCCGCCCGCGCCCACGGCATCGCCACCGCGCGCGACCTGCGCGACTACTTCCGCCTGTACCGCGGGATCACCAAGGAGCTGCTGCCCGCGGCCGTCGCCGGGCTCGTCGAGGACGGGACCCTGGTGCCCGTGGACGTCGTCCCGGAGCGGGGGAACGTGCTGCGCGGGCCCTGGTACCGGCACCGGGACGCGGCACTGCCCCGGCGGGCGCGGGGGGAGGCGCTGCTGACCCCCTTCGACCCCCTCGTCTTCGAGCGCTCACGCCTCGAGGAGCTCTTCGGCACCACCTATCGCATCGAGATCTACGTGCCGGCGGCCAAACGCCAGTACGGGTACTACGTGCTGCCGTTCCTCGAGGACGAACGCGTCACCGCGCGCGTCGACCTCAAGGCCGACCGGCAGGCCCGGGTGCTGCTCGTCCAGGCGGCGCACGCCGAGCCGTGGGCGACGCCGCAGACGCCGGAGCGCCTCGCGCGCGAGCTGCGCACCATGGCCGGCTGGCTGAGGCTCGACGAGGTCGTCGTCGCACCACGCGGGGACCTGGCCCCGGCGCTCGCTGCCGTGGTGGGGCGCGGCTGA
- the hpf gene encoding ribosome hibernation-promoting factor, HPF/YfiA family, which produces MEIVVVGRHTDVPERFRRHVEDKLTKVTQLSPLVQRVDVEVTHENNPKLSDVRERVELTVRAKGPVIRAEAAADDRYGALDLAIDKLIERLRRSRDRRKDHRRTYVTAPVDVRPYDEVRSPEPEPEESVPLVVDGEAVEHQLGDSPVVIRQKLHSADAMTVDDAVYEMELVGHDFFLFIDKETARPSAVYKRKGWTYGVVQLDQQCEGVLPVSNLV; this is translated from the coding sequence ATGGAGATCGTCGTCGTCGGCAGGCACACGGATGTGCCCGAGCGGTTCCGCCGTCACGTGGAGGACAAGCTCACCAAGGTCACGCAGCTGTCGCCCCTGGTACAGCGCGTGGACGTCGAGGTCACGCACGAGAACAACCCCAAGCTGTCCGACGTGCGCGAGCGCGTCGAGCTCACCGTGCGTGCCAAGGGGCCCGTGATCCGCGCGGAGGCCGCAGCGGACGACCGGTACGGGGCCCTGGACCTCGCGATCGACAAGCTGATCGAGCGTCTCCGCCGCAGCCGTGACCGCCGCAAGGACCACCGCCGCACGTACGTCACGGCGCCGGTGGACGTGCGCCCCTACGACGAGGTGCGTTCCCCCGAGCCGGAGCCCGAGGAGTCCGTCCCGCTGGTCGTCGACGGTGAGGCCGTCGAGCACCAGCTCGGCGACTCGCCCGTGGTGATCCGCCAGAAGCTGCACTCCGCCGACGCGATGACCGTCGACGACGCCGTCTACGAGATGGAGCTCGTCGGCCACGACTTCTTCCTGTTCATCGACAAGGAGACGGCGCGGCCCTCCGCGGTCTACAAGCGCAAGGGCTGGACGTACGGCGTCGTCCAGCTCGACCAGCAGTGCGAAGGCGTCCTTCCGGTCAGCAACCTCGTGTGA
- a CDS encoding ComF family protein — translation MPLRELARLLVPVACPGCGALDVRWCVPCAGLFAGLPARVEGDVPRLDRLDGVAPLPVWALARYESAVRGVVVAWKDRGRADLDALLSAAAARGAAGLRAALADAAGHRPLLVVPAPSSAASRRARAREHLRPVAHAVAHAVGGAPAPVLRRARGADQVGLGARARGGNVAVTVDARALARATARATSRATARAGVQGRGVCMLVDDVVTTGATLAAAERALEAAGVDVVGAFVLAATPPPGDTARRRDGGAEDPIAPRAP, via the coding sequence GTGCCCCTGCGCGAGCTCGCCCGCCTGCTGGTCCCCGTCGCCTGCCCCGGCTGCGGGGCGCTCGACGTGCGGTGGTGCGTGCCCTGCGCGGGGCTGTTCGCGGGGCTGCCGGCGCGCGTCGAGGGTGACGTCCCGCGCCTCGACCGGCTCGACGGCGTCGCACCCCTGCCGGTGTGGGCGCTCGCGCGCTACGAGTCGGCGGTGCGCGGCGTCGTCGTCGCGTGGAAGGACCGCGGGCGGGCGGACCTCGACGCGCTGCTGTCCGCCGCGGCGGCGCGCGGGGCCGCAGGGCTGCGGGCGGCGCTGGCCGACGCCGCCGGGCACCGGCCGCTGCTCGTGGTGCCCGCGCCGTCGAGCGCCGCATCGCGCCGGGCCCGTGCGCGCGAGCACCTGCGGCCCGTGGCCCACGCCGTGGCCCACGCCGTCGGCGGAGCACCGGCCCCGGTGCTGCGGCGGGCGCGCGGAGCGGACCAGGTGGGCCTCGGCGCCCGCGCACGGGGCGGCAACGTGGCGGTCACCGTCGACGCCCGCGCGCTGGCCCGGGCCACCGCCCGGGCAACCAGTCGGGCCACTGCTCGGGCCGGTGTGCAGGGCCGGGGTGTCTGCATGCTGGTCGACGACGTGGTCACCACGGGAGCCACCCTGGCGGCGGCGGAGCGGGCGCTGGAGGCGGCCGGGGTCGACGTCGTCGGGGCGTTCGTGCTGGCCGCGACACCGCCGCCGGGCGACACCGCACGACGCCGGGACGGGGGTGCCGAAGATCCCATCGCGCCACGGGCGCCGTAG
- a CDS encoding ABC transporter permease, translating to MSGVIGAIVEAWDELRIHKVRVLLALVGVAVAVTAITTVTAAVAMLQQAMTEQSDRSSGRDTTLLAQVYQTGVTTPADALHAVDDAVDATAARYDITYYSPLMWAQLPVDGGAGTTWSEARVVDPAYATITRFRVTEGRWFAPSDAERLAPVLVVNQPFLDQLAGGRTLAERPTVMIGQENPVAATVVGIVPSEWRDQGPMAYLLLDHVARWLPEAAQGGGEYRFWVPPALALPLVDVLQRDLQAALPGHMVSVMPPYDDPFAIDSAARWVILGVSGFALLLGGLGLLNIALVTVRYRIREIGVRRSFGATGTRVFFGVLMESVVATTVAGFVGVVVAVAIVKNIPVEQIFGSSLQDKPGFPFSAALVGMACAVGVGALSGLIPAVYAVRVKVIDAIRY from the coding sequence ATGAGCGGCGTCATCGGCGCGATCGTCGAGGCGTGGGACGAGCTGCGCATCCACAAGGTGCGGGTGCTGCTCGCCCTCGTGGGCGTCGCGGTCGCGGTCACGGCCATCACCACGGTGACCGCCGCCGTCGCCATGCTGCAGCAGGCGATGACCGAGCAGTCCGACCGCAGCTCGGGCCGCGACACCACGCTGCTCGCGCAGGTCTACCAGACGGGCGTCACCACGCCGGCCGACGCGCTGCACGCCGTCGACGACGCCGTGGACGCCACCGCGGCCCGCTACGACATCACCTACTACTCACCGCTGATGTGGGCGCAGCTCCCGGTCGACGGCGGCGCGGGGACCACCTGGTCCGAGGCGCGCGTCGTCGACCCCGCCTACGCGACGATCACCCGGTTCCGGGTGACCGAGGGGCGCTGGTTCGCCCCGTCGGACGCCGAACGGCTCGCCCCGGTGCTCGTGGTGAACCAGCCGTTCCTCGATCAGCTCGCGGGCGGGCGGACGCTCGCGGAGCGGCCCACCGTGATGATCGGCCAGGAGAACCCCGTCGCCGCGACCGTCGTCGGCATCGTGCCGTCGGAGTGGCGGGACCAGGGGCCGATGGCCTACCTGCTGCTCGACCACGTCGCGCGGTGGTTGCCCGAGGCCGCGCAGGGGGGCGGCGAGTACCGCTTCTGGGTGCCGCCGGCCCTGGCCCTGCCGCTGGTGGACGTGCTCCAGCGCGACCTGCAGGCAGCGCTGCCCGGACACATGGTCAGCGTCATGCCGCCGTACGACGACCCGTTCGCGATCGACTCCGCGGCGCGCTGGGTGATCCTCGGCGTCAGCGGGTTCGCGCTGCTGCTGGGCGGCCTGGGCCTGCTCAACATCGCGCTGGTCACCGTGCGGTACCGGATCCGGGAGATCGGTGTGCGGCGGTCCTTCGGGGCCACCGGGACGCGCGTGTTCTTCGGCGTGCTCATGGAGTCGGTGGTGGCGACGACGGTGGCGGGGTTCGTCGGCGTCGTCGTCGCGGTGGCGATCGTGAAGAACATCCCGGTCGAGCAGATCTTCGGCTCGTCGCTCCAGGACAAGCCGGGCTTCCCGTTCAGCGCCGCGCTGGTGGGGATGGCCTGCGCGGTGGGCGTCGGCGCGCTGTCGGGGCTGATCCCCGCGGTGTACGCGGTGCGCGTCAAGGTGATCGACGCGATCCGGTACTGA
- a CDS encoding ABC transporter ATP-binding protein, giving the protein MLRVTPLVELHGVTRHVALPNGTTLQILRGVDLAVSPGEHVAIIGRSGTGKSTLLNILGLLDSPTDGEYLLEGTPVGTLRGRARARRRGDDFGFVFQQFNLLAGRTALENVAAPLLYARGKKFWTRTRAAAAMLDRVGLGDRLDTMPEKLSGGEQQRVAIARALVRGPRVILADEPTGALDVDTGRAIMDLLDTAATDTGAALVTITHDLAIAARADRQFRLADGVLVPITLDDAGEPYVPVMAPAVAPAVAPAPAVAPAPADGPVPEDTEAVA; this is encoded by the coding sequence GTGCTTCGGGTGACGCCGCTCGTCGAGCTCCACGGCGTCACCCGGCACGTGGCGCTGCCGAACGGGACCACGCTGCAGATCCTGCGCGGCGTCGACCTGGCCGTCTCGCCCGGCGAGCACGTCGCGATCATCGGCCGTTCCGGGACCGGCAAGTCGACGCTGCTCAACATCCTGGGCCTGCTCGACAGCCCCACCGACGGCGAGTACCTGCTCGAGGGCACGCCCGTCGGCACGCTGCGGGGCCGCGCGCGGGCGCGACGCCGCGGGGACGACTTCGGGTTCGTGTTCCAGCAGTTCAACCTGCTCGCGGGGCGCACCGCGCTGGAGAACGTCGCCGCGCCGCTGCTGTACGCGCGCGGCAAGAAGTTCTGGACCCGCACGCGCGCCGCCGCGGCCATGCTCGACCGGGTCGGCCTGGGCGACCGCCTCGACACCATGCCCGAGAAGCTCTCGGGCGGCGAGCAGCAGCGCGTCGCGATCGCGCGCGCCCTGGTGCGCGGGCCGCGCGTCATCCTCGCCGACGAGCCCACCGGCGCCCTCGACGTCGACACCGGCCGCGCGATCATGGACCTGCTCGACACCGCCGCGACCGACACCGGCGCCGCGCTGGTCACCATCACCCACGATCTCGCCATCGCCGCGCGCGCCGACCGGCAGTTCCGCCTTGCCGACGGCGTCCTGGTGCCGATCACGCTCGACGACGCCGGCGAGCCCTACGTGCCGGTGATGGCGCCGGCCGTCGCACCGGCCGTCGCACCCGCCCCGGCCGTCGCACCGGCCCCGGCCGACGGGCCGGTGCCCGAGGACACGGAGGCGGTCGCATGA